In Parerythrobacter aestuarii, the sequence CCGCGACTCAGCCAAAACCGATGGTGCGTGTGGCGGGCAAGCCGTTGATCGACCACACGCTCGACCGCATCGCTGAGGCGGGGATCGCAAAAGCTGTCGTCAACGTCCACTACCTTGCCGATGCCATCGAGGCACATGTTCGGAACCGCAAGGCACCGTCAATCACGATCTCGGATGAGCGCGATGGATTGCTGGAAACCGGCGGCGGCATGATAAGGGCACAACCCCACTTGCCCGACCCCTTCTTCTGTCTCAATTCGGACAACATCTGGCTCGACGGGCCAAGGAATGCGTTTCATGAACTGTCTGCCCGCTGGGACCCGGCCGAAATGGATGCGCTCTTGTTGGTCGTCCCTCACTCGCGGGCAATGAATTTTGGCGGCAAAGGCGATTTCCATCTCGATCCGCTTGGGCGCATCCGGCGGCGCCAGTCAGGCCGTATTGCGCCTTATATCTACACCGGCATCCAGATCGTTTCGCACCGCCTTCTTCGCGATGCACCTGCTGGCAAATTTTCGACCAACGTGTTGTGGAACCGGGCGCTGGATGAGGGCAAGCTCTTCGCCCTGCCGTTTACCGGGCTGTGGTTCGAGGTTGGTACACCGGATGCGATCCGTCCCACCGAACTGGCTTTGACGAGTGGCTGACGCGCCCAGGCCTCAGGTCTACTCGATCGCCGCGGACCGTGGCTTTGTGGACGCGCTGGTGGCCGGGCTTGTCTCACGATACTCGAAAGAAGGGCTTGGCTTGGCCCGGTTGACGCTCCTGCTGCCGAGCACCCGCGCCATACGTACTGTCACCGAGGCTTTCATCCGCCAATTCGGCACCACCGGTGAAAGCGGTATGCTGATGCCGCGGATGGCCGTGGTTGGCGATCTCGATCTCGACGAGACTCTCGGCAGTCTCCTTGACCCATTGGGATCCGCAGACATCCCGGCAGCAGTGGATCCAATGTATCGCTGGCTGCGCATTGCCGAACTCTTGCGCGAGACGTCGGGAGACACGGCACCCAAGGGCGCAGCGCTCTATGGCCTCGCGCGGGAAACCGTCCGAACGATGGACCGACTGCTGGTTGAAGACATCGGGCCGGAAGAGCTGCTGCAAGATCGAGTGCTGGACCAGTATTGGAACCTGGCCGGGCACTGGCAGGCTTCATTGCATCAGTTTGCGACGGTCCAGAACCGTTGGCTCAAGGAACTTGATGCGAAGGGAGCGTTGGATGCTGCGGCGCGTCGAAACCGATTATTCGACCATACGGCTCGACGCTGGAAAGAGGCTCCGCCTGCCACCCCGATCGTCGCTGCCGGGGTGACGAGCGCTGCACCTGCGCTCGCACGCCTGCTGCGGGTGATCTCCGAATTGCCGGACGGGGCGGTGATCCTGCCCGATCTTGACCTGACGATGGACGACGAGGTGTGGGATGAACTGGGCTGTGCCGGTGCTCCTGTAGAACCGGGCGGACCGCCCTTTGCCAAGGGCGATGCAGTCACCCATCCGCAATATCACCTGAAGCTGTTGCTGAACCGGATGGGGATCGCGCGCGGCGAAGTACAACATTGGCATCGCAAAGGCACGGGCGCTGCGCGGCCCGAACGCAGCAAGGCAGTGAGTGCTGTCTTCCTTCCGCCAGAGGCAAGCAAGCGTTGGGTCTCGCTGAAGTCCGGAGAACGTCATCTCACCGGTATTCGGTTGCTGGAAACACCCAACCCGGAGGCCGAGGCGCAGGCGGTTGCACTGGCAGTCCGCGAAGCGCTGGAAGAACCCGAACGTCGCATTGCCATTGTCACCCCGGATCGCTCACTGGCCCGCCGGATCGTTCATCATCTGCAGCGGTGGAATATCGAAGCAGACGATTCCGCTGGTCGGCCTCTGTCGCAATCAACGGCGGGGCGGTTATTTCTGCTGTTGGCCGAACTTGTCGCCGAGCGCGCGGCACCGGTGCCACTGGTTGCGCTGCTGGGTCACCCCTTGGTGTGCCGCAACAATGACCGGCGCGAGTGGCTGCACTCCTTGCGGGCCTTCGAGCGGGAATTGCGGGGACCCCGCCCGAGGCCGGGGCTGGAAGCCCTGCGGGAGAAGGCCGGCGCAGCCAAGGTGAGCGAATGGTGGAGCGAGGCTGAAACGATTGTCGCGCAACTGCTTGAACTCCCTGATCCGATGCCGCTTGCCGACTTGCTCGATATGCTTGTGGCTGCGGGAGAGGCTCTCTGCGGTTTGGACTTGTGGGGGCAGGAAGACGGCCGGGCGCTGTCGGCTTTCGTCGAGGATCTGCGAATGCAGGCGAGGGCTGTTGGGACGTCGATCGATCCGCAGGATCTCCACGGAATCCTGACAGAGGCCATGGATAGTCAAGCAGTTCGGCCGCCTTATGGTGGGCATCCCCGCGTGGCGATCTACGGCCTGCTGGAAGCGCGTATGACGCGGGCGGACCTGGTCATCTGTGCCGGACTTAACGAGGGCAGCTGGCCCGCGCGGCCCACGGTCGATCCCTTGCTGGCACCGCAGGTGTTGCGCGCACTCGGGGTTCCGGGCGCGGATTTCCGCATCGGCCTGGCGGCCCATGACCTTGCCGGGGCGCTGGGCGCTCCCGAAGTGCTCCTCAGCCGCTCTGAGCGCGATGCAGAAGGACCGGCGCTGGCCTCACGCTTCTTGCTCCGGGTCAAGGCGCTACTCGGCGATTTGCTTGAGATCTACGAGGAGAAGGACCTTCCCGCGCTGGCCGGTGCGCTTGACGATGCGGATCTGGTCGAACGCTATCCGCAGCCGAAGCCGTTGCCGACCGCGGAGCAACGACGCGAGCGCATTAGTGTCACCGCGCTCGACCGCCTGCGCTCGGATCCGTATCAGTTCTACGCTTCTTCGATTCTGCGTTTGAAAGAGATCGAGTTGCTCGATGCCGAGCCCACCCCGGCATGGCAGGGGCAGCTGGCGCATGACATCCTCGAGCACTGGCACGGCAATGGTGGTTCGCTCAACGAAATCGCGCGCGAAAAGCTGCGTGAAATGGATCACCATCCGCTGTCTCGCGCATTATGGGAACCGCGCTTGCTCAAGGGCTTGGAATGGGTGGAACAAGAGCTGGAAAGGGATCCCAACCGCACACCCGTCCTATGGGAGGAGTGGGGCGAAATCGAACATCGTGGAGTCACGATCTTCGGCCGCATCGACCGGCTCGACCGGCTCGATGACGGGACATTCGCGGTCGTTGATTACAAGACCGGGAAGCTACCAACGGGCAAGCAGGTCGAGAAAGGCTATTCCTTGCAGTTGGGTACTTTGGGCCTCCTGGTAGAGGAGGGCGGATTTGCCAACCATGATATCACCGGGTCAGCCAGCAAGTTTGAATACTGGTCGCTGTCCAAGGACAAGAAGAAGAGCAAGTCGGACAGCGATTTTGGTTTCGTCGAAACGCCTCTGAGAGTGGGACGGAAAAATTCAGGTATCCTCCCAGAAGACTTTCTTCCAATGACCGTGACGTATCTCGACGAGGCCCTCAACCGTTGGATTCTCGGCAATGAGCCTTTCACCGCGCGGCTCAATCCGGACGCACCGAGATACGATACCTACGACCAGCTGATGCGGCTCGATGAGTGGCAGGGGCGGGAGGAATGAGCGGCAAGCAGCTCGTTTACCCACTCAGGGACCAGCAGTCTGAAGCGGTCGAACCGCGTGACAGCGTGTGGCTTTCCGCCAGCGCTGGTACCGGCAAGACCCAGGTGCTTTCGGCCCGTGTCCTGCGACTACTACTGAAAGAGGACTGCGAGCCCGAAAGCATACTCTGCCTGACCTTCACCAAGGCAGGCGCGGCTGAGATGGCCACTCGCGTCAATGAAGTGCTGGCCAGCTGGGTGCGGATGGATGACGACGCACTGAAGAAGGATCTTGAGGCCATCGGCGCGAGGTGCGGCCCTGAGGAGCAGGCCCGCGCTCGTACCCTGTTTGCGAAGGTGCTTGATTGCCTTGGTGGCGGCTTGCGGATCGATACCATCCACGCTTTCTCGCAGTGGATACTGGCAGCTTTTCCGGTGGAAGCAGAGCTTGTTCCGGGGACCAAGGCGATGGAGGATCGCGAGAAGGTCCTGTTGTTCCGCCAGGTGTTGTCCGAGTTGTTGCTGGAAGGCAATCCGGCCGACATGGAAGCGCTTGCCGACCTCTCGGTCAATCATGCCCCGGATGGTGCGAAAGGTTGGCTGATGCGCTGCGCCGAAGCGATCGAAGTTTGGACGGGCAGCAATGGCTGGGAGGAACCACGACCATTGCGCGAGCGGGTAATGAACTTGCTAGAGCTACCGGCGGACTTTGACGCCGCCCAACTCGCCCTGATGTGCACAGACGATGCGTTCGATGTGCAATCGCTCAAGAGGATTCGCGATTCCTACAAGGAGTGGGGGACGAAGAGTGGTCTCGAAATGGCAGGGTTCATTGACGAGTGGCTGACTCTGGCCCCGACCGAGCGCCTCGCAGCAATGGGTTTGCTGACCAAGAGTGTTCTGGTTGCGGATGGCAGCAAGATCAGGAGCTTCACGAATGTCCTGAAGGTTGACCCGGACATTGTATCTTTTGCGGACCGTGTATTCGATGCCTATTGGGAAGTTGTCGGTCGGCAAAACCTGTTGAGCCTCGCCGATCGCCTGACCCCTGCGCTCACGCTTGGTCGAAAATTCGCCCTGGCATGGGACGAGCGCAAGAAACGCGCCGGATTGATCGACTTCGATGACCAGATTCGTCGTGCGGCAGAGCTACTTGGTCGCGAAGGGCTGGGACAGTGGATCAATTACAAGCTCGACCGGCAGTTCGATCATATCCTTGTCGACGAGGCGCAGGACACCAATGAAGCGCAATGGCAGATCATCCGAGCGCTCACCGGCGAATTCTTCGCCGGTTATGGCCAGCACGACAACAAGGTGCGTACAATTTTCGTTGTCGGGGACTACAAACAGGCGATCTTTGGCTTCCAGGGGACCAGCCCGGAGAATTTCCGCCGCCAGAAGGAGATCTACCGGGCCGAGATTGAGGCCGCGATCAAGAACGCTCGCGAACTGGCTGAAGACGCGCGCACCAACATGCCCATCGAGCTGCGTGAGCTGCGCGAACTCGGTTTGGGCCGTAGCTTCCGCACTGCGCAGAAAGTGCTCGATTTCGTAGATGCTGCGATCGACACGATTGGGCGCGATGCCATTGGCCTTGGCGACGGAGATGAGCGGCATGTCGGGGAAGATCGGCCCGGACTTGTTACCTTGTGGAACCCGGTTTTCAGCACGGAGGATCAGGGCAACGCCACTGATTCCGATGATGAGAGCTGGCTCACACCATCGGATCGGAGAATGGCAGACCGGATCGCTGAGCAGGTCACACTCTGGCTCAAGCAGGGCCACCCTCTCGCGAAGGGCGAACCGCGCAACGCCGGACCGGGCGACATCATGGTGCTGGTGCGCAAGCGGCGTGCGCTGGCTGGCCTGATCGTCGCTAGGCTCCATGCTGCGGGGGTGCCGGTGGCTGGCGTGGACCGCTTGCGGCTTGGTGCACCGCTTGCCGTCAAGGACCTTGTCGCCGCATTGCGCTTTGCCGCGCAACCGCTCGACGATCTCAACCTCGCCAACCTGCTGGTCTCGCCGCTTGGGGAGTGGTCGCAGGAAGACCTGCTCGAATATGGCGACCGTGCGGACAAGGTACGCTTGTGGGACCATCTGCGCAAACATGACGCGCCGTTCGTGATGGCCACCGTCGACCGGTTACGTGCACTGCTGGAGCGGGTCGATTTCGAGCCACCCGAGTCCTTGCTGCACTGGATGCTCACCGGCCCATGGCAAGGTCGGCGCAAGTTGGTGGCCCGACTGGGGCGCGAGGCCAACGATCCGATCGACGAATTGCTCAACGCCGCTTTCGCTTACTCCTCTGCACATACGGCAAGCCTGGCCGGTTTCATCCATTGGTTTGATGCCGGGGATGCCGACGTCAAGCGCGAATCCGGTGGTGACAATGACCTGGTCCGGGTGATGACCGTACATGGCTCGAAGGGCCTGCAGGCACCCATCGTCATCCTGGCGGATGCAGTCGGCAATCCCAAACCGGGGGACAATCTCTCGCTATCGTTGGAAGATGAGGGAAGCGGAGAGCAGGTCCCAGTCTTGCCTGTCGCCAAGAAAGAGCGTGTCGGTCGAATCCTGGACCGTGCAGAAGCCATGACTGCGGCAGAGCTCGAGGAACACTGGCGGTTGCTCTATGTCGCCATGACCCGGGCAGAGGAAGCGCTTTATGTTGGCGGCGCACTGGGCAAGCAGGAGAAAGAACCCGCGCCTGATAGCTGGTACGCCCGGCTCGAACCGCTGATGACAGGTGATGATCTTGCCGATGATATCTGGGGTGGCCGGCGCGAATGGGGCGCTCTCCCCGCGAAGGTTGCCGAGAGCAAGCAGGGGAAGGACGAGCAAAGAGTCTCCGTTCCCACCTGGGCCAGGACGCCGATCGGTCCGGAACCGCGCCCGCCGCGGCCGCTCGCGCCTTCCAATGCGGGGGAGGATCGCAGTGCCGATCCACCGCTGCCCCCGGATCAAGTCGTGAAGGCTGCGCGCCGAGGAGTGCTAATACATGGCCTACTCGAACGCTTGCCGGACGTGCCCGGCGGTGAGCGCTCAATCTGCGCGCGGGCTTGGCTGCAACGGCAGGCGGCGGAGCTTTCCGACCCTGAGCGGGATGAAATCTTGAGTAGCGCACTGACAGTCATCGAGGATTCGGAGTTCGCGGCGCTGTTCAGTGAAGAGGCGCTTGCGGAAGTGCCCCTGGCTGCGATTGTCGGGGGGCAGGTCATCGCCGGGAGTGCCGACCGTCTCCTCATCACTGCCGACGAAGTAACGGTGATCGACTTCAAGACGGCCCGCCGCCCGCCGGCAACGCTCGATGCAGTCTCCGAACCGGTAATCAAGCAGATGGCGGCCTATGTCGCCGCGCTCGAAGTGATCTACCCCGGCAGGAGGGTGCGAGCGGGCGTCCTTTATACGCATACGCCGCAACTGTTCGTTCTGCCTGAAGCGACACTTGCGCCACACAAAGCGGCGTTGCAGACGTAGCAGGAAAGTTTGTCACCGATCCTGTTGCGAGAGCGAAGCCAGCACCTAGATTGGTACCAACCAACAGGAGAATGCCACCATGGCTACCGTCAATGTCACCGATGCCAGCTTCAAGGCCGACGTCATCGATTCAGACAAGCCCGTCCTCGTCGATTTCTGGGCCGAATGGTGCGGCCCTTGCAAGATGATCGCACCCGCTTTGGAAGAGATCAGCGCTGAGCTCGCGGACCAGGTCACAATTGCCAAGATGGATATCATGGCCAACACCGACACGCCGAGCCAGCTGGGAGTCCAGGGAATTCCCTATCTTGCGCTTTACAAGGGTGGCGAGAAGATTGCCGAGTTGACCGGCGCACGGCCGAAGAGCCAGCTCAAGGCCTGGCTCGAAGGCGAACTCTGAGAATTGAATTGTCCGGGTGGTCAGCCGCCCGGACGATACCCCGACTGATCGAGCCGGCTGACGAATTCGTCCCACAGGGCGGAATTGGCGGCGGCGATCATCCCTTTGCGATTGCTGTCGACGCGATAGGACGAACCGTCTTGTCGTGCGCATTTGCCGCCGGCCTCGTTGAGGAACAAGCAACCTGCCGCATGGTCCCAGGCAAGGGTCCGCTCGTAGATAGCGATGTCGCGGTCGCCAAAGGTGACTTGCGGATATTCCTCTGCGGCGCAGCCGGGTGCGGTAGCCTTGCCGTAATGAGGTGCGATCTCGGCCTCGAAAAGCTCGCGTTGGTCCGGAGCCATGAAGCGCGTCATTGCTGACAGGAGAGGCGGGTCCTCTCCGCTAGCTGCCGCGCGTACTTTCTCGCCATCCACGGATGCGCCGCCGTCCTTGCGGGCAGTCAGCAGGCGCGGCCTGACAGGATCGTAAATCCAGCTGGCAATGGTTTCACCGCCATCGGCGAGCGCCAGCATGATCGCGAAATGCCCCGAACCTTTCGCAAAGTTCGAAGTCCCGTCAATCGGATCGATGATCCAGCACTGGTCCGACAGGCGATCAAGGACAGACGAATCCGAGTGCGCTGCTTCTTCGCCTACTATCGCGATGCCGGGCTGTAGCTTTTCTAGCGCTTCGCTGAGGAACTCCTCCACCTCCCGATCTACAATGGTTACGAGATCGCCTTTGGCTTTCTCTTCGATTTCGCTCTCCCGCAGGTTCTGCCACCGCGGCAGGATCGAACGTTCCGCTGCAAAGCGCATCAGCGCCAGGATTTCCTCGTCGAGTGCGCTCATTGCTGCTCGCTCATGAGCGGTAATCGGCGTTGATGGCGATGTAGCCATGGGTGAGATCGCAGGTCCAAACGGTCGCGCGACCGGCCCCCATACCCATTTCGATATCGATGGCGATGTCTTGCCCCTCAAGGTGCTTTGCCAAAGGGGTTTCGTCGAAATCGGGAAGGGGCTGCCCTTGTCTGGCTGCCCAATGCCCGCCGAACCCGATCGAAAGCAGGTCGCGGTCCGCCGGTTCACCAGCCTTGCCGACAGCCATGACGACACGCCCCCAGTTGGCATCCTCCCCGGCGATGGCAGTCTTCACGAGCGGGGAGTTGGCTACCGAAAGGCCGATCCGTTGTGCGCTTTCATCGGATACGGCTCCCGTCACGCGAATTTCGATGAACTTGCTCGCCCCTTCACCATCGCGAACCACTAGCTGGGCGAGCTGACGGCAGACGTCTTCGAGCGCTGCGCCAAAGGCATCGGCACCAGGATCATCGAAGGATGCCAGTGGCGGATTGCCGGCCTTGCCAGTCGCGAATACCATCACCGTATCGCTGGTTGAAGTGTCGCCATCCACAGTGATGCACGAGTAGGTGCGGAGCTTTGCTCTTTCGAGCAGCTGTTGCAGGAAAGCGGGCGCGACCGCCGCATCGGTGAAGATGTATCCCAGCATTGTCGCCATGTCCGGCGCGATCATGCCGCTGCCCTTGATGATCCCGCAAAGCTCGACGCGAGTGCCTCCTAACATCGCGGAAGCATGGGCACCCTTGGGGAATGTATCGGTTGTCGAAATCGCCCGCGCTGCGTCCTCCCAATTGCACGGCTCTGCACGGAAAGCGGTGTCGAGGCCGGCATCTGCAACATCGATGGGTAGGGGGACACCGATCACTCCGGTCGAAGACACGAAGACTTCGTCATTCGCACAACCAGCATGGCTTGCGACTTTGGCGATGATCCGTTCCACAGCTTCACGCCCACGATAGCCGGTAAATGCGTTGGAGTTTCCTGCGTTCACTACCTGGGCGCGGGCGCTGCCATGCTTCACTGACTCGCGACCGATTTCCACTTCACTGGAGGCACAGGCGCTCTTTGTGAACACTCCAGCCACAGAGGTGCCTTCTGTAAACTCGATCAGCGTCAGGTCGGCTCGGTCCCACCCCTTGTAGCCGGCGCGCACTGTTCGCAGTGTGACGCCTTCGATCGCTGGCATGTCTGGAAACGGGCGTGCGAGAGGGGATGTCTCAAGGTCCATGCAATGCCCTCTACGGTGCAAGCTCCGCTGGGTAAATCACCAACGTGGCTGGACGACTGCTGGCGAAACCCCTATCTGGGGCTCATGCGTCGCTATATCCTCACCTTGCTTGCGCTCCTGACCGGGCTTGCCGCTGTCGGCACGCCTGCCAGCGCCGCAATGGGTGATCTGCTTGGTTCGCAAGTTCAGGCCGGATCGCAGGACAAGTCCGACGAAAAGCGTGAGGAGTGCCGCTTGCGCAAGGAGCGCGAGCGTAATCCGACGAAGCGTGAAGATACGCGCGATTGCGCGCTCCCCAAGCCGGTGAGAGTTTACCTGCCGACGGTGATGTTCGGCAGCGACCGCGCCTACGAATAGGGCACCTGTCCGACATTCCAGAATGCGACCGCTCCCGCGCGCCTAGCCGGGAGCGATTTTCCTATATCAGTCCCGTCAGGCATAATTCCAATGATCAACAAGTTCATGAAATCGATCTTCGGCTCGTCGAATGATCGCTACGTCAAATCGATCGGCAAGGTCGTCGACCAGGTCAACGCGCTGGAAGAGCAGGTCAAGGCGCTCAGCGACGATGAGCTCAAGGCTCAGACGCAGAAATTCCGCGACCAGCTCGCCGATGGCAAGACCCTCGATGACATCCTCCCCGAAGCCTTCGCTACCGTTCGAGAAGCTTCGATCCGCGTGCTCGGAATGCGGCACTTCGATGTCCAGCTGGTCGGCGGTGTCGTGCTTCACCGTGGCGAAATTTCCGAAATGAAGACAGGCGAAGGCAAGACCCTCGTCGCGACGCTAGCCACCTATCTCAATGCCATCGAGGGCAAGGGCGTGCATGTCGTCACTGTCAACGATTACCTCGCCCGGCGCGACGCTGAATGGATGGGGCAACTCTACAACTGGCTCGGGCTTACGGTTGGAGTGATCGTACCAAACCTTTCCGAGATGGAGCGTCGCGAAGCCTACAATTCCGACATTACCTACGGGACCAACAACGAATTCGGCTTCGACTACTTGCGCGACAATATGAAGCACGAGCGCAGTGCCATGGTGCAGCGACCCTTCAATTTCGCCATCGTTGACGAAGTTGACTCGATCCTGATCGACGAAGCACGCACGCCGCTGATCATCTCTGGCCCGACCGAGGACAAGACCGATCTTTACGTAACTGTCGATGCAGTCGTGAAGCAGATCGACCCGGAGTGGTATGAGGCTGACGAGAAGACCAAGAACATCAATTGGACCGAAGAAGGCAACGAGGCGGTCGAGCAGATGCTCAAGGACGCCGGCCTGCTGGAAACCGACAACCTTTACGATGTCGAAAATACGCAGGTGGTTCACCACCTCGACCAGGCCCTCAAGGCCAACATCATGTTCAAGAAGGACACTGACTACATCGTAAAGGACGACAAGGTCGTCATCATCGATGAGTTCACGGGACGCATGATGGATGGACGGCGCTGGTCGAATGGCCTGCACCAGGCCGTCGAAGCCAAGGAAGGTGTGAAGATCGAGCCTGAAAACCAGACCATGGCTTCGATCACCTTCCAGAACTATTTCCGCATGTATCCCAAGCTCGCCGGCATGACTGGTACCGCTGCGACGGAAGCCTCGGAATTCTGGGACATCTACAAGATGAATGTGGTCGAGATTCCGACCAATGTTCCGGTCCAGCGGATCGACGAAGAAGACGAGTTCTACAAGAACACGCAGGACAAGTTCCAGGCCATCGCCAAGGCGATCGCTGAGAAGAGCCAGATCGGCCAGCCAGTGCTGGTCGGTACGGTCTCGATCGAGAAATCCGAGTTGCTCAGCCAGTTCCTCGACAAGGAGGGCGTCAAACACGCCGTCCTCAACGCCCGCTTCCATGAGAGCGAAGCGCATATCGTAGCCCAGGCGGGCCGATTGGGAGCGGTCACCATCGCTACAAACATGGCCGGCCGCGGGACAGACATCCAGCTCGGCGGTAACGTCGAGTTCCGGATCGAGGACGAGCTCAAGGATCTGGAAGAGGGTCCCAAGCGTGAAGCGGCGATCGATCGCATCAAGGCTGAAGTGAAAGCTGAACGCGAGAAGGTTCTCGAGGCTGGCGGTCTGTTCGTCCTCGGTACTGAACGCCATGAATCCCGCCGCATCGACAACCAGCTGCGCGGGCGCTCGGGCCGTCAGGGCGACCCGGGCCTCAGCCGCTTTTACCTCTGCCTGGAGGACGACT encodes:
- the trxA gene encoding thioredoxin encodes the protein MATVNVTDASFKADVIDSDKPVLVDFWAEWCGPCKMIAPALEEISAELADQVTIAKMDIMANTDTPSQLGVQGIPYLALYKGGEKIAELTGARPKSQLKAWLEGEL
- a CDS encoding inositol monophosphatase family protein, coding for MSALDEEILALMRFAAERSILPRWQNLRESEIEEKAKGDLVTIVDREVEEFLSEALEKLQPGIAIVGEEAAHSDSSVLDRLSDQCWIIDPIDGTSNFAKGSGHFAIMLALADGGETIASWIYDPVRPRLLTARKDGGASVDGEKVRAAASGEDPPLLSAMTRFMAPDQRELFEAEIAPHYGKATAPGCAAEEYPQVTFGDRDIAIYERTLAWDHAAGCLFLNEAGGKCARQDGSSYRVDSNRKGMIAAANSALWDEFVSRLDQSGYRPGG
- the addA gene encoding double-strand break repair helicase AddA; this translates as MSGKQLVYPLRDQQSEAVEPRDSVWLSASAGTGKTQVLSARVLRLLLKEDCEPESILCLTFTKAGAAEMATRVNEVLASWVRMDDDALKKDLEAIGARCGPEEQARARTLFAKVLDCLGGGLRIDTIHAFSQWILAAFPVEAELVPGTKAMEDREKVLLFRQVLSELLLEGNPADMEALADLSVNHAPDGAKGWLMRCAEAIEVWTGSNGWEEPRPLRERVMNLLELPADFDAAQLALMCTDDAFDVQSLKRIRDSYKEWGTKSGLEMAGFIDEWLTLAPTERLAAMGLLTKSVLVADGSKIRSFTNVLKVDPDIVSFADRVFDAYWEVVGRQNLLSLADRLTPALTLGRKFALAWDERKKRAGLIDFDDQIRRAAELLGREGLGQWINYKLDRQFDHILVDEAQDTNEAQWQIIRALTGEFFAGYGQHDNKVRTIFVVGDYKQAIFGFQGTSPENFRRQKEIYRAEIEAAIKNARELAEDARTNMPIELRELRELGLGRSFRTAQKVLDFVDAAIDTIGRDAIGLGDGDERHVGEDRPGLVTLWNPVFSTEDQGNATDSDDESWLTPSDRRMADRIAEQVTLWLKQGHPLAKGEPRNAGPGDIMVLVRKRRALAGLIVARLHAAGVPVAGVDRLRLGAPLAVKDLVAALRFAAQPLDDLNLANLLVSPLGEWSQEDLLEYGDRADKVRLWDHLRKHDAPFVMATVDRLRALLERVDFEPPESLLHWMLTGPWQGRRKLVARLGREANDPIDELLNAAFAYSSAHTASLAGFIHWFDAGDADVKRESGGDNDLVRVMTVHGSKGLQAPIVILADAVGNPKPGDNLSLSLEDEGSGEQVPVLPVAKKERVGRILDRAEAMTAAELEEHWRLLYVAMTRAEEALYVGGALGKQEKEPAPDSWYARLEPLMTGDDLADDIWGGRREWGALPAKVAESKQGKDEQRVSVPTWARTPIGPEPRPPRPLAPSNAGEDRSADPPLPPDQVVKAARRGVLIHGLLERLPDVPGGERSICARAWLQRQAAELSDPERDEILSSALTVIEDSEFAALFSEEALAEVPLAAIVGGQVIAGSADRLLITADEVTVIDFKTARRPPATLDAVSEPVIKQMAAYVAALEVIYPGRRVRAGVLYTHTPQLFVLPEATLAPHKAALQT
- a CDS encoding nucleotidyltransferase family protein, whose protein sequence is MSKLVSDTAMVMAAGMGKRMRPLTATQPKPMVRVAGKPLIDHTLDRIAEAGIAKAVVNVHYLADAIEAHVRNRKAPSITISDERDGLLETGGGMIRAQPHLPDPFFCLNSDNIWLDGPRNAFHELSARWDPAEMDALLLVVPHSRAMNFGGKGDFHLDPLGRIRRRQSGRIAPYIYTGIQIVSHRLLRDAPAGKFSTNVLWNRALDEGKLFALPFTGLWFEVGTPDAIRPTELALTSG
- a CDS encoding PD-(D/E)XK nuclease family protein; its protein translation is MADAPRPQVYSIAADRGFVDALVAGLVSRYSKEGLGLARLTLLLPSTRAIRTVTEAFIRQFGTTGESGMLMPRMAVVGDLDLDETLGSLLDPLGSADIPAAVDPMYRWLRIAELLRETSGDTAPKGAALYGLARETVRTMDRLLVEDIGPEELLQDRVLDQYWNLAGHWQASLHQFATVQNRWLKELDAKGALDAAARRNRLFDHTARRWKEAPPATPIVAAGVTSAAPALARLLRVISELPDGAVILPDLDLTMDDEVWDELGCAGAPVEPGGPPFAKGDAVTHPQYHLKLLLNRMGIARGEVQHWHRKGTGAARPERSKAVSAVFLPPEASKRWVSLKSGERHLTGIRLLETPNPEAEAQAVALAVREALEEPERRIAIVTPDRSLARRIVHHLQRWNIEADDSAGRPLSQSTAGRLFLLLAELVAERAAPVPLVALLGHPLVCRNNDRREWLHSLRAFERELRGPRPRPGLEALREKAGAAKVSEWWSEAETIVAQLLELPDPMPLADLLDMLVAAGEALCGLDLWGQEDGRALSAFVEDLRMQARAVGTSIDPQDLHGILTEAMDSQAVRPPYGGHPRVAIYGLLEARMTRADLVICAGLNEGSWPARPTVDPLLAPQVLRALGVPGADFRIGLAAHDLAGALGAPEVLLSRSERDAEGPALASRFLLRVKALLGDLLEIYEEKDLPALAGALDDADLVERYPQPKPLPTAEQRRERISVTALDRLRSDPYQFYASSILRLKEIELLDAEPTPAWQGQLAHDILEHWHGNGGSLNEIAREKLREMDHHPLSRALWEPRLLKGLEWVEQELERDPNRTPVLWEEWGEIEHRGVTIFGRIDRLDRLDDGTFAVVDYKTGKLPTGKQVEKGYSLQLGTLGLLVEEGGFANHDITGSASKFEYWSLSKDKKKSKSDSDFGFVETPLRVGRKNSGILPEDFLPMTVTYLDEALNRWILGNEPFTARLNPDAPRYDTYDQLMRLDEWQGREE
- the argJ gene encoding bifunctional glutamate N-acetyltransferase/amino-acid acetyltransferase ArgJ; protein product: MDLETSPLARPFPDMPAIEGVTLRTVRAGYKGWDRADLTLIEFTEGTSVAGVFTKSACASSEVEIGRESVKHGSARAQVVNAGNSNAFTGYRGREAVERIIAKVASHAGCANDEVFVSSTGVIGVPLPIDVADAGLDTAFRAEPCNWEDAARAISTTDTFPKGAHASAMLGGTRVELCGIIKGSGMIAPDMATMLGYIFTDAAVAPAFLQQLLERAKLRTYSCITVDGDTSTSDTVMVFATGKAGNPPLASFDDPGADAFGAALEDVCRQLAQLVVRDGEGASKFIEIRVTGAVSDESAQRIGLSVANSPLVKTAIAGEDANWGRVVMAVGKAGEPADRDLLSIGFGGHWAARQGQPLPDFDETPLAKHLEGQDIAIDIEMGMGAGRATVWTCDLTHGYIAINADYRS